Proteins encoded in a region of the Sphingomonas sp. HMP9 genome:
- a CDS encoding IS256 family transposase, producing the protein MTDTTNVVQFRQPDDVDDPLTEVLRAGARRLLAQAVELEAEAFLAARDDLRLPDGRSRLVRHGHGPERQVQTGIGPVPVSRVKIRDRGGAEEGERVRFSSAILPRWARRTKSLDALLPVLYLRGVSTGDFQEALTALLGKDAPNLSPAVVGRLTAEWQVEYEHWQARDLSARRYVYVWADGVYLQARMEDHSECMLVLIGATPEGRKELVGFQVGVRESAQSWRELLVEVKRRGLAIAPEIAVGDGALGFWKALDEVWPSTRHQRCWVHKIANVLNKVPKSVQPAIKADLREIYSAPERAAAEKAIAVFVEKYSAKYTKAVECLTKDRERLLTFFDFPAEHWDHLRTSNPIESVFATVRHRTVRTKGALSPKTARLMVFKLVIAASRKWRRLKGENQLPKVVAGVTFRDGTEVVDGQSTRAA; encoded by the coding sequence ATGACCGATACTACCAACGTCGTTCAATTTCGCCAGCCCGATGATGTCGACGATCCGTTGACCGAGGTGCTGCGTGCCGGAGCTCGCCGGCTGCTTGCGCAGGCGGTGGAACTGGAGGCCGAGGCGTTCCTGGCGGCGCGAGACGACCTGCGACTACCCGATGGACGGTCGCGCCTGGTGCGCCACGGGCACGGGCCAGAGCGTCAGGTCCAGACCGGGATTGGCCCGGTGCCGGTGTCGCGCGTGAAGATCCGTGATCGCGGGGGGGCCGAGGAAGGGGAGCGTGTGCGCTTCTCGTCGGCAATCCTGCCGCGCTGGGCACGGCGGACCAAGAGCCTGGATGCGCTGCTGCCGGTGCTGTATCTGCGCGGGGTTTCGACCGGCGATTTTCAGGAGGCGCTCACGGCGCTCCTTGGCAAGGACGCGCCCAACCTTTCGCCGGCGGTGGTCGGTCGGCTCACCGCTGAATGGCAGGTCGAATACGAGCACTGGCAGGCGCGCGACCTATCGGCCCGCCGCTACGTGTATGTGTGGGCGGACGGCGTCTACCTGCAGGCGCGGATGGAGGATCATTCCGAGTGCATGCTGGTGCTGATCGGCGCCACGCCTGAGGGCAGGAAGGAACTGGTCGGCTTCCAGGTGGGCGTCCGTGAAAGCGCTCAGAGCTGGCGCGAGCTGCTCGTCGAGGTGAAACGGCGCGGCCTCGCAATCGCACCCGAGATCGCGGTGGGCGATGGCGCACTCGGCTTCTGGAAAGCGCTCGACGAAGTCTGGCCCAGCACGCGCCACCAGCGCTGCTGGGTGCACAAGATCGCCAACGTACTGAACAAGGTGCCCAAGTCGGTGCAGCCTGCAATAAAAGCTGACCTGCGCGAGATATATAGCGCGCCTGAGCGCGCAGCGGCGGAGAAGGCGATCGCCGTCTTTGTCGAGAAATATAGCGCGAAATACACCAAGGCCGTCGAATGCCTGACCAAGGATCGCGAGAGGCTGCTCACCTTCTTCGACTTCCCCGCCGAGCACTGGGACCATCTGCGGACGTCGAACCCGATCGAGAGCGTGTTCGCGACCGTGCGCCACAGGACGGTGCGTACCAAGGGCGCGCTGTCACCAAAGACGGCACGCCTCATGGTCTTCAAACTCGTCATCGCCGCGTCCAGGAAATGGCGCCGGCTGAAGGGCGAGAACCAGTTGCCCAAAGTCGTCGCTGGTGTCACATTCCGTGACGGCACCGAAGTCGTCGACGGCCAATCAACCCGCGCCGCCTGA
- a CDS encoding SDR family NAD(P)-dependent oxidoreductase, whose translation MDLEHSAAVVTGGASGLGAATARALAAKGVKVAIFDLQADKGEALAEEIGGVFCKVDVTSDDSVDAGFAAARAAHGQERILVNCAGTGNAAKTAGRSKQDGSIKHFPLDAFDRIIQINLVGTFRCIAKSAAGMLTLEPGADGERGAIVNTASAAAEDGQMGQAAYSASKAGVVGMTLPIARDLMSEGIRVNTILPGIFDTPLLAAAPQPVRDALAASVPFPKRLGRPEEFAALALTMIECGYFNGEDVRLDGAIRMAPR comes from the coding sequence ATGGACCTCGAACACAGCGCTGCCGTCGTGACGGGCGGCGCATCGGGCCTCGGCGCGGCGACCGCGCGCGCGTTGGCGGCAAAGGGGGTAAAGGTAGCGATCTTCGATCTCCAAGCGGACAAGGGCGAGGCGCTGGCCGAAGAGATTGGCGGTGTGTTCTGCAAGGTCGATGTGACGTCGGACGACAGTGTCGATGCGGGGTTTGCGGCGGCGCGCGCGGCGCATGGGCAGGAGCGGATCCTCGTCAATTGCGCGGGCACCGGCAATGCGGCGAAGACCGCGGGGCGATCGAAGCAGGACGGCTCGATCAAGCATTTCCCGCTCGATGCGTTCGACCGGATCATCCAGATCAACCTGGTGGGGACGTTCCGCTGCATCGCCAAGTCGGCGGCGGGGATGCTGACGCTGGAGCCCGGCGCGGACGGCGAGCGCGGCGCGATCGTCAATACCGCGAGCGCGGCGGCAGAGGACGGCCAGATGGGCCAGGCCGCCTATTCCGCGTCAAAGGCCGGCGTGGTCGGCATGACCCTGCCGATCGCGCGCGACCTGATGAGCGAGGGGATTCGCGTGAACACGATCCTGCCGGGGATCTTCGACACGCCACTGCTGGCCGCCGCGCCGCAACCGGTGCGCGATGCGCTGGCGGCGTCGGTGCCGTTTCCCAAGCGGCTAGGGCGGCCGGAGGAGTTCGCGGCGCTCGCGCTGACGATGATCGAATGCGGGTATTTCAATGGCGAGGACGTGCGGCTTGATGGCGCGATCCGGATGGCGCCGCGGTAA
- a CDS encoding choline dehydrogenase, translating into MQTYDYVIIGAGSAGCVLAARLTEDPAVTVLLLEAGGRNDGVLVRMPAGVGELIKSKNASNWGFSTEPEPHLDNRRLWWPRGKGLGGSSSINGMIYTRGHPQDYDEWRQMGLPGWSFDDVLPYFKRLEGHHRGDCDLHGGGGPLTISGGESDSPFYDALVEAGRQAGYPVTEDFNGASQEGFGRYDLTVADGRRWSTAAAYLRPVLARRNLTCVTGARTTRIRIDQGRATGVDYVLDKGAKPQSVTATREVLLCAGAVQSPHILQRSGIGDPDRLTAAGIGVLHALPGVGENLQDHLDVVMNWTSRGLRTGYAMTKGVGMLGVGLNYLLRGKGAGRQQFLEAGAFVSSREGLSRPDVQIHAVLAIMQDHGKVKATADGFTLHLCQLRPESRGRIGVASADPFADPVITANYLATAEDRRVMRACVGIGRDVARQAALDPYRAGELSPGGDVRSDDEIDAWVRRTAETIYHPVGTCKMGTADDTMAVVDATLAVRGLDGLRVIDASVMPTLIGSNTNAPTIMIAEKAADMIRGRQLARAA; encoded by the coding sequence ATGCAGACGTATGACTATGTGATCATCGGCGCGGGTTCGGCCGGCTGCGTGCTCGCCGCGCGGCTGACCGAGGACCCCGCTGTAACCGTGCTCCTGCTCGAGGCGGGCGGGCGCAACGACGGCGTGCTTGTGCGGATGCCGGCGGGGGTCGGCGAGCTGATCAAGAGCAAGAATGCGAGCAACTGGGGCTTTTCGACCGAGCCCGAGCCGCATCTCGACAACCGCCGCCTGTGGTGGCCGCGCGGCAAGGGGCTGGGGGGCAGCTCGTCGATCAACGGCATGATCTACACGCGGGGGCATCCGCAGGATTATGACGAGTGGCGCCAGATGGGGCTGCCGGGATGGTCGTTCGACGACGTGCTGCCCTATTTCAAGCGGCTCGAAGGGCATCATCGCGGGGACTGTGACCTGCACGGCGGCGGCGGCCCGTTGACGATCTCCGGCGGCGAATCCGACAGCCCGTTCTACGACGCGCTGGTCGAGGCGGGGCGGCAGGCGGGCTATCCCGTCACCGAGGACTTCAACGGCGCGAGCCAGGAGGGGTTCGGGCGCTACGACCTGACCGTTGCGGACGGCAGGCGATGGAGCACGGCGGCGGCGTATCTACGGCCGGTGCTGGCGCGGCGCAACCTCACCTGCGTCACCGGCGCGCGGACGACTCGGATCCGGATCGACCAGGGGCGTGCGACTGGCGTCGACTATGTGCTCGACAAGGGTGCGAAGCCGCAGTCGGTGACGGCTACCCGCGAAGTGCTACTGTGCGCGGGCGCGGTGCAGTCGCCGCACATCCTCCAGCGGTCGGGGATCGGTGATCCCGACCGGCTGACCGCGGCGGGGATCGGCGTGCTCCACGCACTGCCCGGCGTGGGCGAGAATCTGCAGGATCATCTCGACGTCGTGATGAACTGGACGTCGCGCGGGCTGCGCACCGGCTATGCGATGACCAAGGGTGTCGGGATGCTCGGCGTGGGGCTCAATTACCTGCTCCGCGGCAAGGGCGCGGGGCGGCAGCAATTCCTCGAGGCGGGCGCGTTCGTGTCGTCGCGCGAGGGGCTGTCGCGCCCCGACGTGCAGATCCACGCGGTGCTCGCGATCATGCAGGATCACGGCAAGGTCAAGGCGACCGCGGACGGCTTCACGCTGCATCTCTGCCAGTTGCGCCCGGAAAGCCGGGGGCGGATCGGGGTCGCTTCGGCGGACCCGTTCGCGGATCCGGTGATCACCGCGAACTATCTGGCGACCGCGGAGGACCGCCGGGTGATGCGCGCATGCGTCGGCATCGGCCGCGATGTCGCGCGGCAGGCGGCGCTCGATCCGTATCGGGCGGGGGAGTTGTCGCCGGGCGGGGACGTTCGGAGCGACGACGAGATCGACGCGTGGGTGCGGCGGACCGCGGAGACGATCTATCACCCGGTGGGGACGTGCAAGATGGGCACCGCGGACGACACGATGGCGGTGGTCGACGCGACGCTCGCGGTGCGTGGGCTCGACGGACTGCGCGTGATCGATGCGTCGGTGATGCCGACGCTGATCGGCTCGAACACCAACGCACCGACGATCATGATCGCGGAGAAGGCGGCGGACATGATCCGGGGACGGCAGTTGGCGCGGGCGGCTTAG
- a CDS encoding TetR/AcrR family transcriptional regulator, with protein MSSTVLVEETAAPRGDLAPRDWLEIGLSSLKTGGLRALKLRSLALALGASTGSFYHHFKDFDGYHAALAGYFVEAHIDPLVAKLTASDLPPVERIRAFADHVRDHDMAHLALAMRAWARSDARAAAAIREHDDKVMAFLVEQLTAHGFDSVEAGIRAYALLAIGLSELHPDEAIDRDVLRRGLLTLLCER; from the coding sequence TTGTCAAGCACGGTATTGGTGGAAGAGACGGCAGCGCCGCGGGGCGATCTGGCGCCGCGCGACTGGCTCGAGATCGGGCTGTCGTCGCTCAAGACCGGCGGGCTGCGCGCGCTGAAATTGCGCAGCCTGGCGCTGGCGCTGGGCGCATCGACCGGTAGCTTCTACCATCACTTCAAGGATTTCGACGGCTATCACGCGGCGCTCGCGGGGTATTTCGTCGAGGCGCATATCGATCCGTTGGTAGCCAAGCTTACCGCGTCGGATTTGCCGCCGGTCGAACGGATCCGCGCTTTCGCCGATCATGTCCGCGATCACGACATGGCGCATCTGGCGCTGGCAATGCGCGCCTGGGCGAGAAGCGACGCGCGCGCGGCGGCAGCGATCCGCGAACATGACGACAAGGTGATGGCATTTCTCGTGGAGCAGTTGACGGCGCATGGGTTCGACTCGGTCGAAGCCGGAATCCGTGCCTATGCGCTGCTCGCGATCGGTCTCAGCGAACTGCACCCGGACGAGGCGATCGACCGCGACGTGCTGCGCCGCGGGTTGCTAACGCTACTATGCGAGCGCTAG
- a CDS encoding acetyl-CoA C-acetyltransferase, with the protein MAEALIIDAVRTPRGIGKTGKGALAHMHPQHLAATVLKAIAERNKLDTADIDDIIWSTSAQRGEQSGDLGRMAALDAGYDVKASGTTLDRFCGGGITAVNFAAAQIMSGMENLVIAGGTEMMSLAATMMQDDMAAGKRPLGIGSGNARLDAAHPQSNQGICADAIASIEGIDRATLEALGLESQRRAAVAIAEGRFDRSLVPVTDATGALVLEKDEYPRPDTTAEGLAALRPSFAGIADIPLDDKGTTFRKQINRRYPDVDIKHVHHAGNSSGVVDGAAAVLLASADYAAKHGLKPRARIVAMANMGDDPTLMLNAPVPAARKVLAKAGLTVDDIDLWEINEAFAVVAEKFIRDLKLDRDKVNVNGGSIALGHPIGATGAILIGTILDELERRDLKRGLVTMCAGGGMAPAIIIERV; encoded by the coding sequence GTGGCCGAGGCACTGATCATCGACGCCGTCCGTACCCCACGCGGGATCGGCAAGACGGGTAAGGGCGCGCTAGCCCATATGCACCCGCAGCATCTCGCGGCAACCGTCCTGAAGGCGATTGCCGAGCGAAACAAGCTGGATACCGCAGATATCGACGATATCATCTGGTCGACCTCGGCTCAGCGTGGCGAACAGAGCGGCGATCTCGGGCGGATGGCGGCGCTCGACGCGGGGTATGACGTCAAGGCGAGCGGGACGACGCTCGACCGGTTCTGCGGCGGCGGGATCACCGCGGTGAACTTCGCGGCGGCGCAGATCATGAGCGGGATGGAAAACCTCGTCATCGCCGGCGGTACCGAGATGATGTCGCTGGCGGCGACGATGATGCAGGACGACATGGCGGCGGGGAAGCGGCCGCTCGGGATCGGCTCGGGCAATGCCAGGCTCGACGCGGCGCACCCGCAATCCAACCAGGGCATCTGCGCCGACGCGATCGCCAGCATCGAGGGGATCGACCGCGCAACGCTTGAAGCACTGGGACTGGAAAGCCAGCGCCGGGCGGCGGTGGCGATCGCCGAAGGGCGGTTCGATCGCAGCCTCGTCCCCGTCACCGACGCGACCGGCGCGCTGGTCCTGGAAAAGGACGAATATCCGCGGCCGGACACGACCGCCGAGGGCCTCGCCGCGCTCCGCCCCTCGTTCGCCGGGATCGCCGACATCCCGCTTGACGACAAGGGCACGACGTTCCGCAAGCAGATCAATCGACGTTATCCCGACGTCGATATCAAGCACGTCCATCATGCCGGCAATTCCTCCGGTGTGGTGGATGGCGCGGCGGCCGTGCTGCTCGCCAGTGCCGACTATGCCGCCAAGCACGGGCTGAAGCCGCGCGCGCGAATCGTCGCGATGGCGAACATGGGCGACGACCCGACGTTGATGCTCAACGCCCCCGTTCCCGCGGCGCGGAAGGTGCTGGCGAAGGCCGGGCTGACGGTGGACGACATCGACCTGTGGGAGATCAACGAGGCGTTCGCGGTGGTCGCCGAGAAGTTCATCCGCGACCTGAAACTCGACCGCGACAAGGTGAACGTCAACGGCGGCTCGATCGCGCTGGGCCATCCGATCGGCGCGACCGGCGCGATCCTGATCGGCACGATATTGGACGAACTCGAACGCCGCGACCTGAAGCGCGGGCTCGTGACGATGTGCGCGGGCGGCGGGATGGCGCCGGCGATCATCATCGAGCGCGTCTGA
- a CDS encoding acyl-CoA synthetase encodes MHPVAHAQTTPDKPAYIMAATGETVTYRDLDARANQGAHLLRSLGLKRGDGIAVLMDNSPRYLEVMWAAERTGVYCTCLSSKLTAGEAAYIVDDGDCRVLIASQGCAGVAAGLVSLLPDVQRYMVDGAIEGYDAYEVARDAMPVTPIADPSPGGILLYSSGTTGKPKGVKHALSDEPFGTNVSPLVMLGKGLYGFTPDMVYLSPAPLYHAAPLRWSMAVQQVGGTVVVMEHFDPETALAAIERFHVTHAQWVPTHFIRLLKLPPEVRARYDMSSLKAVWHAAAPCPISVKQAMIEWWGPIIGEYYAGTEGNGFCAISSAEWLAHPGSVGRNLTAQTMICDDEGNVLPPRAEGDVYFAGGGAFEYHNDPAKTAEAANAHGWTTLGDVGWLDEDGYLYLTDRKSFMIISGGVNIYPAEIENLLVTHPKVADVAVIGAPDDEMGEQVVAIVCPADPSEDRAHLAAELSAFARANLSHVKAPRRIDFRETLPRHETGKLYKRLLRDEYWAHSKESA; translated from the coding sequence ATGCACCCCGTCGCGCATGCGCAGACGACGCCCGACAAGCCCGCCTACATCATGGCGGCGACGGGCGAGACGGTGACGTATCGCGACCTTGACGCGCGGGCGAACCAGGGCGCGCATCTGCTCCGGTCGCTCGGGCTGAAACGCGGCGACGGCATCGCGGTGCTGATGGACAATTCGCCACGCTATCTCGAGGTGATGTGGGCGGCGGAGCGCACCGGCGTGTATTGCACGTGCCTGTCGTCGAAGCTCACCGCGGGCGAGGCCGCGTATATCGTCGACGACGGCGATTGCCGCGTGCTGATCGCGAGCCAGGGATGCGCCGGGGTCGCCGCGGGTCTCGTATCCCTGCTGCCCGACGTCCAACGCTACATGGTCGACGGCGCGATCGAGGGCTATGACGCGTACGAGGTCGCGCGAGACGCGATGCCGGTCACACCGATCGCCGACCCCTCGCCCGGCGGCATCCTGCTCTATTCGTCGGGCACCACCGGCAAGCCCAAAGGCGTCAAGCACGCGCTGTCGGACGAGCCGTTCGGGACCAACGTCTCGCCGCTCGTGATGCTCGGCAAGGGGCTGTACGGGTTCACGCCCGACATGGTCTATCTGTCGCCCGCGCCGCTCTATCACGCGGCGCCGTTGCGCTGGTCGATGGCGGTGCAGCAGGTCGGCGGCACCGTCGTCGTGATGGAGCATTTCGACCCCGAAACCGCGCTCGCCGCGATCGAGCGGTTCCACGTCACGCACGCGCAATGGGTGCCGACTCACTTCATCCGGTTGCTCAAACTCCCGCCCGAGGTCCGCGCGCGCTACGACATGTCGTCGCTGAAGGCGGTCTGGCATGCCGCGGCCCCCTGCCCGATCTCGGTCAAGCAGGCGATGATCGAGTGGTGGGGGCCGATCATCGGCGAATATTATGCCGGCACCGAAGGCAACGGGTTCTGCGCGATCTCCAGCGCGGAATGGCTGGCGCATCCGGGCTCGGTCGGCCGCAACCTGACCGCGCAGACGATGATCTGCGACGATGAGGGCAATGTCCTCCCGCCGCGCGCGGAGGGTGACGTGTATTTCGCGGGCGGCGGCGCGTTCGAATATCACAATGATCCCGCCAAGACCGCGGAGGCCGCCAACGCGCACGGCTGGACCACGCTCGGCGACGTCGGCTGGCTCGACGAGGATGGCTATCTCTACCTCACCGACCGCAAGAGCTTCATGATCATCTCGGGCGGGGTGAACATCTACCCCGCCGAGATAGAGAATTTGCTCGTCACCCACCCGAAGGTCGCCGACGTCGCGGTGATCGGCGCGCCGGACGACGAGATGGGCGAACAGGTCGTCGCGATCGTCTGCCCCGCCGATCCGTCCGAGGATCGCGCGCACCTCGCCGCCGAACTCAGCGCGTTCGCCCGCGCGAACCTCAGCCACGTCAAGGCGCCGCGCCGGATCGACTTCCGCGAGACGCTGCCCCGGCACGAGACGGGGAAACTCTACAAGCGCCTGCTCCGCGACGAATATTGGGCGCATTCGAAGGAGTCCGCATGA
- a CDS encoding acyl-CoA dehydrogenase family protein has protein sequence MNFDYSDDQKFLKDEARKFLAAQCGSDRVRAVLDDAATAYDAGLWKAVAAQGWLGAAIPEAFGGLGLGHIELCAIAEELGRACAPIPFASTVYFVAEALMLYGSETQKIRWLRRIAAGDVIGAFATSEGAGPITARSVRSTVSGGTLTGEKIPVTDGDVADLIVVLARDGLYLVEKGAGVTAEVLETLDPTRSAARLTFTDAPCEKLGTENGIAAMQAVFDRAAVLLAFEQLGGADRCLEMAKGYALDRYAFGRQIGGYQAIKHKLADMYVKNELARSNAYYGAWALNVGAAELPLAAATARVAASDAYWFASKENIQTHGGMGFTWESDCHLYYRRSRQLALVAGSPAAWRERLVGQLEMRNAA, from the coding sequence ATGAACTTCGATTATTCCGACGACCAGAAATTCCTGAAGGACGAGGCGCGCAAGTTTCTCGCGGCGCAGTGTGGCAGCGATCGGGTCCGCGCCGTGCTCGACGACGCCGCCACCGCCTATGACGCCGGCTTGTGGAAAGCGGTGGCCGCGCAGGGCTGGCTCGGCGCGGCGATCCCCGAGGCGTTTGGCGGGCTCGGTCTGGGCCACATCGAACTCTGCGCGATCGCCGAGGAGCTGGGCCGCGCCTGCGCCCCGATCCCGTTCGCCTCGACCGTGTATTTCGTCGCCGAAGCCTTGATGCTCTACGGCAGCGAGACGCAGAAAATCCGGTGGCTACGCCGGATCGCGGCGGGCGACGTCATCGGTGCGTTTGCCACATCCGAAGGCGCCGGCCCCATTACGGCACGCTCGGTCCGCTCCACCGTTTCCGGCGGCACGCTGACCGGTGAGAAGATCCCGGTTACCGACGGCGACGTCGCCGACCTGATCGTCGTCCTCGCCCGCGACGGCCTCTACCTCGTCGAGAAGGGCGCAGGCGTCACCGCCGAAGTCCTCGAAACGCTCGACCCGACCCGCAGCGCCGCCCGCCTCACCTTCACCGACGCGCCGTGCGAGAAGCTCGGCACCGAAAACGGCATCGCCGCGATGCAGGCGGTGTTCGATCGGGCGGCGGTGCTGCTCGCGTTCGAACAGCTTGGCGGCGCGGATCGGTGCCTCGAGATGGCGAAGGGCTATGCGCTCGATCGCTACGCGTTCGGGCGGCAGATCGGCGGCTATCAGGCGATCAAGCACAAGCTCGCCGACATGTATGTGAAGAACGAACTCGCACGCTCGAACGCCTATTACGGCGCGTGGGCGCTGAACGTCGGCGCCGCAGAATTGCCGCTCGCCGCCGCCACCGCGCGCGTCGCCGCGTCCGACGCCTATTGGTTCGCGTCGAAGGAGAACATCCAGACGCATGGTGGGATGGGCTTCACGTGGGAGTCCGACTGCCATCTCTATTACCGCCGCTCGCGCCAGCTCGCGCTCGTCGCCGGCAGCCCCGCGGCGTGGCGCGAACGCCTCGTCGGCCAACTCGAAATGCGTAACGCCGCCTGA
- a CDS encoding acyl-CoA dehydrogenase family protein → MDFKDSDAEATYRAAARAWLDATIAEHDAGHYPDDMAKAKAWQARKAAGGYACITWPQEWGGGGGTPIESVIFGQEEARHAVDGSYFTIGLGMCVPTVMAYADDATKRRFVGPAVRGDEIWSQLFSEPAGGSDVAAIRTRAVRDGDDWVINGQKVWTSGAHYSDYGIVLVRTNPDVPKHQGLTMFWLDLKAPGIEIRPIHQMSGGSSFNEVWFEDVRISDAQRLGPVDGGWKVALFTLMNERLAIGTSGGVGPEDILAFAAQADGADGPLLKDAAFRQRLADWWVQAEGLRNTRMRTITALSKGQVPGPESSIGKIVAANQLQDIGNTAVEAGDQYGIIADPALTPLKGAFHAATMWAPGLRIAGGTDEILKNIIAERVLDLPGEIRVDKDQAFRDLPVGA, encoded by the coding sequence ATGGACTTCAAGGACAGCGACGCCGAAGCTACGTATCGCGCCGCCGCGCGCGCGTGGCTCGACGCGACCATCGCCGAGCACGACGCCGGCCATTACCCCGACGACATGGCCAAGGCGAAGGCGTGGCAGGCGCGCAAGGCGGCGGGCGGCTATGCGTGCATCACCTGGCCGCAGGAATGGGGTGGCGGCGGCGGCACACCGATCGAGAGCGTGATCTTCGGCCAGGAAGAGGCGCGCCACGCGGTCGACGGCAGCTATTTCACGATCGGGCTCGGCATGTGCGTGCCGACCGTGATGGCCTATGCCGACGACGCGACCAAGCGGCGCTTCGTCGGCCCGGCCGTGCGCGGCGACGAGATCTGGTCGCAACTGTTCTCCGAACCCGCCGGCGGCTCGGACGTCGCCGCGATCCGCACGCGTGCTGTCCGGGACGGCGACGACTGGGTGATCAACGGCCAGAAGGTCTGGACCTCGGGCGCCCATTACAGCGACTATGGCATCGTCCTGGTCCGCACCAATCCGGACGTGCCGAAGCACCAGGGCCTGACCATGTTCTGGCTCGACCTGAAGGCGCCGGGGATCGAGATCCGGCCGATCCACCAGATGTCGGGCGGGTCGAGTTTCAACGAGGTCTGGTTCGAGGACGTCCGGATCTCCGACGCACAGCGGCTCGGGCCGGTCGACGGCGGCTGGAAGGTCGCGCTGTTCACGCTGATGAACGAGCGCCTCGCGATCGGCACGAGCGGCGGGGTCGGGCCGGAGGACATCCTCGCCTTTGCAGCCCAAGCCGATGGCGCCGACGGGCCGCTGCTGAAGGACGCGGCATTCCGCCAGCGGCTCGCCGACTGGTGGGTGCAGGCGGAGGGCCTCCGCAACACCCGGATGCGGACGATCACGGCGTTGTCGAAGGGACAGGTGCCCGGCCCAGAAAGCTCGATCGGCAAGATCGTCGCCGCCAACCAGTTGCAGGACATCGGCAACACCGCGGTCGAGGCGGGCGATCAATACGGCATCATCGCCGACCCCGCGCTGACCCCGCTGAAGGGCGCCTTCCACGCCGCTACGATGTGGGCGCCCGGCCTGCGCATCGCCGGCGGCACCGACGAGATCCTCAAGAACATCATCGCAGAACGTGTCCTCGATCTTCCTGGCGAAATCCGTGTCGACAAGGACCAGGCGTTCCGGGACTTGCCGGTGGGAGCATGA
- a CDS encoding energy transducer TonB: MLQAVLTFALLASAGKATSAQLISVQLDYPPTALRARSEGVVAFEVKLAKNGKVIGCRVTQTSDHADLDQQTCSQLRKTAQFKPALDLMGKPVSTTYAGRLRWQLPRSAPETVPVTVPQ; the protein is encoded by the coding sequence ATGTTACAAGCGGTTTTGACATTCGCCCTGCTGGCCTCCGCTGGGAAAGCGACGTCGGCGCAGTTGATTTCCGTCCAGCTGGATTACCCGCCGACCGCGCTGCGCGCCCGTTCGGAAGGGGTAGTCGCTTTCGAGGTAAAACTGGCGAAGAATGGCAAGGTCATTGGATGCCGGGTCACTCAAACCAGCGACCATGCCGATCTCGACCAGCAAACCTGCAGCCAGTTACGAAAGACCGCGCAGTTCAAACCAGCTTTGGACCTGATGGGCAAGCCTGTCTCAACGACATATGCTGGCAGATTGCGCTGGCAACTGCCACGCTCGGCGCCGGAAACAGTACCGGTGACCGTTCCGCAATAA